The Lolium perenne isolate Kyuss_39 chromosome 6, Kyuss_2.0, whole genome shotgun sequence genome segment CATATTCCGACGAGTGATAAACATCCCATGTCATGGACCGTAGAAATTATCCTATATATTTGTCCTATGTGTTCGTTTAATACGAATTTATCTTGTGAAGTGCTTTATCCTTGTTATCAGTTTGTTCAAAGTGGCATCAGACAagaagatagagaattttattgcTGTCACATATAAGAAATAACTTTATGATGGTTAGAAAATAAAGTTGTTGGAATATATGGTGTGTGATACACAGATCAGTCGGTGCAAATGATAGTAGCCATAGTGGAAACTGCAAATTTAAAAATAGGAGGAAATAGAGGATCTTTTGGAGTATAAGTTATATTTTCATGATGCATCGGTGATATAAATTTGGTAATTTTTAGTGCCAATAATGTATACTCTTTATTATACATGTGACTATTCACTCACATGTAATATATTGACATTGACGTGTGTTTGGAAAAAAAAGAGGCAGTGGGAACAGACGGACACTGAACTATTAACAAAAGAATCTACGTAACTAACTAACAAAATTGGCTGACATGGCAAGCTTGAGACAAAAGATGGAGGGAAGATAATTAGCATCACACGGCTGTGAATATGCGATAATGTTGCTTTCTATTGTTTCAAGTTAcatcttttttgtttttttagtaTGTATTTAGTCTACTTTAGTGTGTAGATTGACTCACTATGAGATGTATATAGTTTATTTTAGAACATGTAAAATATAAGCATCTTTTATATATGTAAAGCAGAGGGAGtacaaaaataaataaaagaggGCCAGATAGAGTGGCAAAATTTCCCCGTCTGCATGACCCTGCTAGGCTGCTACCGCATCCGCTCTAGCCCCGGATCGGAGAAGGAAGAGCCCATCCATTCGCTAGCTTCCGCTACCTGCGGTTGCTCTGCGGAGAGGGCGGGGGAGAACCGGAGGCCGGTGGCGGCGAAGCCCGTGCCCAACGTCCGAGGTGCGTGCGCGTCCCCGAGTTCTTCTTGGGTCTTGGGTTCTTGCTTTCAGATATGCCTCCGGCGCCCCGTCGCGGTTCCCCTTTCTGATCTTCCTTGATTTCTCCTCTATTTGTGCAGAGATGGGGAACCGGAGGCCACTCAGGGAGATCAACAACGTCGTGGAGGCCACTCAGGGAGATCAACAACTTAGCGAGTCAGCCTGTGAAGGTAACCAACACAAAAGGTGATATGCTATCAGCGAGAATGTCTAAGGAGGATTCTAAGTTCAGATCGTCTCTTCAGGATAAATAAACTACCAACCATAGATTTTCTAATACTCATTAACACTTGAGTAAAGTTATGTGTCTGTAGTCATGACTGTGATCACTACCATATCTCTGAACTCTAGTAATTCTACTAATTAAAAAATATTTCCAACCCTTGAGGAGGATATCCATTATTCCATTCCACACATCAGACATGCTCAGTCAGAGATAAGCACAAATTTTAAAGAAAGTAGGACATGGTGATAAGAATTATGAAGTTATATACCTTAAGCCAGCAAGCACATTCGACCGTCATAATCTGTATCATGCACTTCTTCAACTTCAACAGAGTAGTAAAAATTTGCCGTGGACCCACTCTCTCAATAACACATCTTCCATTGGGCATTGTATGATTGAAACCTAGACATGAAAAGTAGTATGCCTTCCACTCATGATTGGCTTCTTTCACTATCTAGGACCAAATGCATGCTTTCAAATTTGATGGTTTTGGGATGATGAAGAAGCATCAGTTGATAGATTTTAGATAGTCTTCCCATTAAGACGAATGTACGGAACATGGCAAATGTTTAACCATTCCGACCCTCCAGGCTTGAacttatcttcccaatcaagtgcaTAACCCTCTAGAATCAGTTCCTGGAGGTTCGCTGGCACAGTTCCTTGTCCCGGTAACACTTTCTGTGAGTTCACAATTTTAAGTACCCTCAAGGAGGTAAGTCTGCCTAGTGTTGAAGGGAGTCCTCCAAGAAAAAAACAGTATATAAAATCAAGACATTCTACAGATATTAGTTTCCCAAACCATTCTGCCTGCTCCACAGTAAAATGATCAGCCTCCAAGTAAGTGATCATTACATTTCGCAATGAGGGCACAAAGCAATTTCCATGTAATAAGCTGACATCTGTGCATAGAAATATTAAATGGAGTGAACCTTGCTCATCTTGTCTAGTTGACTGGTCTGATACTTCCATAAGAATATCAGGACAACCAGAAATCCCCACTTTCCTAAGGTTGGAGAAGGAGCATATTCCATCAACCAAACGTAGCCCAACACAATTTTCGATTGTTAGATACTCTAGTAACTTGAAATGATGACCAGAGAGTTGGAGTACTTGATTGCAGTCAGCTATCCTTAATGTTTTGAGACATGCCATGAGTTGTGCACATTGTGGTAGTGCTTTGGCATAGTTCCCACAAACTGAAATATCTAGTTCTGACAGGGAAGACATGAATGATAGGTAGGGCACTTCTTCTAGTACAGGGCAATTCAGAAGCTGAAATTTTTTGACGTATGGAAGGAAGGGACCATGATCCTCTTCTACATGTGACCAGACTATCCATGCTCTCATTGAAGAAACTTTGAACTCCTCCAAATTTTGCAGACAACCAAAGGATGCTCCATCAGCATGCTTCACTGATGGCAAGCTATCAAGAGTGAGATTCTTGAGTGAATGGAATTTTCCAAATGGCGGAAGTACCTCTAGAAATCGACAGTTTACAACATGAAGGGACTGAAGATTTGTGAAGACATGGCCTTGTAACATCCAGTCTGGGAATATTCTGGCCCCATAACCTTCAATCTTGAGCTCTTGCAAATTACGGTGTGGCTGCAATCCTTCCAATACATCCCTCAATACAATTTTCCCCTTTAACTCCAAGGATTCAAGATGTTTCTTCTCAATCATATTGGCGTCCTCTGCCTCGTGAACATTCTTAATGATGTGGATATTGTTGATGCTAAGTTTACCTGTTAGCTCTTGCATGTTCttcaattcattgatcatgaatccAGGTTTCTTTCCAGCACTAAAGCTCTCCAGTTCTTGAAGTTGGCTTAGTTGTCCAATAAATGGAATCCTAGAGAGAGCTGTCGCATCAACATACAAGTGTTGTAAGTTGACAAGCTTATTAATGCTGTGAGGAATAGAATCATGTCTGTACCCACGGAGATACAGAACTTTGAGATTGCAAGGGAAGTTGCGCAAATTATTCATTCTTGTGAAGGAGAGATCAAAGAACCTCAATTTTCTCAGGGATGAAATGTTTGGTAGGATTTTTCCTAGCACCTTGAAATAAGATAAGTCCAACACTCGAATGCTTCTTGAATTTGCTAACATGGTGTCAAGAACATCACAAATTTCATCACTATCACATTGACCAAATAGTAAGATTGTCCGCAAATTTTTGTACTTGTTAAGTTCAGGAATGTGCAGTTGAGTACCAACTTGCACAGCTAAGTGGCGAACAGTGGGTGATGCTATCTGTGATGTTCCTTTGTGGAGAAAGTACTCATGTGAAGAAACAGCAATGGCCAGACCTCTTACTAGATCATGCATAGTGTACATCTTGTTATCAAATGTGGGCTGGAAAAATGACCTTTCAACAAGTTCCTCAAACAGTTTACTTCCAACATCCTCTAATCTGGTGCCATCAAATCTGTTGTGCTCGATAAAATCATGAGAAATCCACATATTGACCAATCTTTTTTTATCAAACAAGTAATTGTGTGGAAAGATAGAACAAAAAGCAAAGCTACGTCTCTGTCTGTGTTGTAGGTTCTGATAACTCACTCCCATATACGGAAGGATTCCATGTAAAACTTCAGTAAGATCCCACCAATCGCTCTCCAGGATGCATCTCCACTGATCTGCAGATAATCTAGATCTCAATAAACTTCCTATTACTTTTGCTGCTAATGGCATACCTCCTAGTTTTTGTGCTATTTCCTTACCAATTAGAAGAAGGGTGTGGCTGCTGCTCATAGCAACAACACTAGTAATTCCAAATGCATAATACTGGAAAAGTGGCCAAAAACTCTCCCATGGCAAAGGTGCTAGTGGAACTTGACACATTGTTGATACTCTGTCTGCAACACTTTTGCTTTGTGTTGTTACAAGAACTACACTTCCTGGCACTTCGCAGGCTATGGCAGTGAGCAAAATATTCCAATGGTCACACATGTCATCCCAAACACTGTCTAGCACAAGAAGAAATCTTCCATCCCGTGGGATGACATTTTGAATATTGTTTATAGTTGTTTCCAAACTATCACTGTAATCAAAATATGAATCATTCCCTTTAAAAGAGCATAACATCTCTTGCAATGTCCTCTTTATGCTGAGATGCTTTGAAACATACACCCATGCTCTCTTACAGAAGTGTTCCTTCACATTTGGATGATTGTAAATGACTTGAGCAAGGGTTGTCTTCCCAACCCCGCTCATACCAACAATCGGAAGAACATCAATACCACCAATGCGGCACCTTGCCACAAGTTTTTCTCGTCCACTGCTAGATTCTGCTTCAGTTCCAGATGAACCCAGAATAACTTTTAGTATTAACTCTGAAACTTCATCACGTCCAAATACCTTGACATCAACTGGAAGACGAGAAGTAGTCTCTCCCGCAATTCCCTCCTTCATGGCTATAGAATTACTCTGCTTCACCAGCTCAACAAATGTGCCAGACGTTGCACAAAGGTGGTCCAACTTTTGCACAACACACTCAAGCATTTTTATGGTCTCATTGGGTACAATCAAACTTTTAATGATTCTAACAGATGATGATATGAGCTCGCTCAGCTTGCGTTTTCCTGTCAGTACTTCATGACTGTCAATTCCATCAAGCACATCCTCCACTTCATATGAAGCATCATGAAGGTTCCTTAACCACTTGGCAAGACTAGGGCTGACGATGAGCTGGTTGTCTGCCGCCTCAGCAATAGCCTTTACCATAGTGAGGCGTGATCTGAGTTTGTTGAGAAGCTCTTCAGTAGCATGACTCAGATCGTAATTGCTCTCTAGGAAGTTTATTATCTTGTCAGTGGTGTGTTCAATAATAGCCGATGAGAAACCACTAGCCACCTGGTCTGCAATTGCAAACATCATAACCTGGACCCTGAAATAGTGAGAGGATTTATTATTGTGTATCCCTATTGCAGTTGTAAAAAGTTCTTTCTTCGTAAAGAAAAGATGAAAATATAAGTTGATACTTCTTGATGGTAAATATGACTAAAACTGAAACTAATATTTTCAAGCACACTTTTCTATCTAATGAATCATTTTGTTCAAGACTTGGAACCAAGATCGACAATTTCCTTTTATCAAAGAGAGAAAGTTAGCCCACATAATCaatagagagagagtgtgtgtgtgagtttgaAAACTTTGTGTGTCTGTATGATGCATGGATAACATATACATAGTTGGTATATATTCTTTTAAACATATACTGGCCTATACATTGGTCTCATCACTAAAACACAAGGAAAACCATACGCTCAACACTCCCTTACAAATGAGCTGGAGGCCCTCCGATGGCGCCTGGGTGTCCCAAATAaagtattttttttttctttatccTCCAGCCGGTCCCCGGCCTCCCCTGATCTTGCCCAAACATGCCACTTCAGATCTGGCCAGGCCGATCTGTGTGCGCCAAGGGCTGGCAGCTCCTCTGCGCTTCCTCCATTAATTGTTTGGAGGTGCATATGTCATGGAGCCGAGGTTTATTGGCTGGCCAAAGTTTCATACTGCCCTGCCAGTAGTCTTTCACAGCTGAGCCAACTCGGGCTCCGCTCCCAGGTCGCATGCTCGGGCGACCCTTGAGGGCAAACTCTAGATCGAGCAAGCCCCTCCCTGTCTGCTGCCGCTACCGAGGCTGGCGGTTTTGGCGGCGGGCACATCAAGGCGAGGCCTGTCGGGCCTTCCTCATGCGGGGCGGGGCCATAAGCTGCGCGGCGCGCACTGGCGGTGTCAAGCGGCGGCGCGACAAGATGGAGTGGAGGTGCTGCTCAGGTGGCTCAGCAGGGAAGAATGCGTGCGATGCGAGGACCAAAGGCGGTGGCGCGTCGAGGTGGCGGCACGGTCCCCAAGGTGGCGGCATGGGCTTTCTAGGCCATTAAGGTTATGCAAGTAGTGCAGTAGTGGAGCGTTGGATTCCTGGACGCAGCGGAGGCCGTGCAGGAGCAACGCCAGCGGGGCTCGTTGCTGGTGGTGCGGGCTAGAGGCTTCggttgtaagagcatctccactcgtgcccccgacgaggcccccgagcgacgtttttacggtgaaattcggcccagtcgcaccCCCGGTTTCTCGTTTTCATCCggattggcccttcatccatccggcgagcccacgccatccccggccccccggggcgcgctcggggactccggacgaaagattttggcgcgaaacgtcgtgtggacccgcgtagtcggcgactggaaaaccaaatcctgtcgattttccctccaatttgcttgcatatccccattccctccaatttgcttgcatatccccattctctcccgccgaaattccccaatctcctcgtcttccagctccagttcccggcggcgtcttctcgtccaccaccactctcctcctcgtcctctCGTCCACCAaaatgccgccgaaggcgccggcgaggaagatgcgggcgaagaagacgaagccgccgggcatgtcgaacgccgagtgggcggcggacgagaaacgacgcgaggtggaaacaagcggcagggcggagagggtgaaaaaagccgccgccaagagggcggcggcggcggcccaggacgaacaagcgaggatgATCAGCATGGCCATGGGCGGCGGCAGCATGTTCCCCagccaatggccgacgcaaggtacaaccagttccccgtcgtccttctccccttcgctgtactcgccgtcgccgactgccgtgttccaagagggcgcctacgtccaaccgtccaggtccacgccgtcgccgcccgagcttgacgtcggcggcggcggccagttcgaggacacctcgccggccatgcgacgagggccgctcgcgttcggtgcgatggcggcgccgaacgaagaggagatccacgagatgatcacctccggctccgccgccgccgctgcgagcccggggtttttcatggccgccgccgctgcgtgcccggggttcttcacgcaagaggagcaGAGGGCGACGGCCgctgtggcggcgcgcaacgagcatcgggaggatgtttccgacggaagccaagccgtcgaagaagaagacgaggaagaagaagagccaacacaagccgccgccaacctgtcgaaggggaagaagaagaggaagaaggactcgccgcctgccgaaccgcgtatcaaatggacgccgaaggaagaggagtgcctcgccgaagcttggaagaccgtgtccatgaacggcataatcggggccaatcagtcgttcgacaccggcctgcagttcaagttcctcaacgtctacgcccgcctcgagaactgcgagaagtggaaggaagtccgcacgaccctctcgaagtgcaagaccgagcagtacaaccccgacgctccggcggcaagcgcggcggaagggcgccctgaactcggccagaagaagctcaaagagctcaaaaagacgggcaatcccgccgacaggatgcaggcgtcgatcgacaagtgctgggccgacttgaggtcgcacgccgacgggaggaacgacaagttcgacggcaggtggcgggagatgctcgccaaccaaggcgtctggatcgccctgctgaagacgacggcggcggcgaagaagaggaacacagacttggcgttcctcatgggcggcggcgacatggaactgatggacgaggagacgaggaattggtaccagggccaccgcagcgacatcctccgagccactccggccagtccttcgtcgtctccgccggctcctacctcgtctgcctcaccatctacctcgtcgactgcggctgcttcgacgtccactgccgctgcttcatcgtcggccgccgcagccgcttcggccacgacgtgtgaggaaactggtccgtcggacaccgccgtgccggccgggactgccgacgagcctgtctccgtgtaatttccctccgatcgccgatctgtggctgatccttttgctccttttgccgatcaactggccgtacttgtagcgcgggacggcgatttgtttgaatttaaactctatccgccgaactccgggtggacgactggaaatacggtactccccacgacttattttcgtccaatccggcggttgtttcgtccggatttgggcgtggggagcgccaacgagtggggatgctctaagttgTAACACAACTGTCGGGGGGCTGCGGGAAGGAGAGATCTCGTTCGTGCGGGTCATAGGACTTACACGACACTTCATATGCGATGGTCTAGTGTTGCGGTGGCGGTCGTGTCTGAAAGATTGTTGCACTAGCCAACTAaatctttttttcttttgtttttaaaaCTGCGTGAGTAGCATCTTGAACTTGAGAtctcttggctctgataccatgaaagatTGTTGCACTAGTCAATTAAATCAAAAGTCTGAACTGATAGAAAGAGACTAGGcaatatatttatattcaatagtGTGAACATGAACGGTATCCTTGTATGGCTGGTAGGGAGGGAAGTGTGAAGTTATACGGGTGAAAATCTTGCCTTCCTTCGGTCGATGCTAGCGACGACGGCGACCGCGGGTGTCGTTCCCCTCCTTGGAGAGGCATTGCCAAGGTTTGTTAaaacttctctttctctctcccaTTTTTTTGGTAGATGACTCGGGTGAAAGCCTTGGTCCAGAGTTGGGAGCATCCCGTTTGGAGACATGACATAGAGGTTCATGGTTACCCTCCTCCGGAGCTCGCCGTTGTCCAAGGTCATTCTTCAGGGGCATAATGCACGACATTTTCGGTGAGTCCAAGGCGATGCCTTCACATGACCAACCAAGTTCCGCCAGCTATCTCCTTTAGATGGTGCATCGACAAGGAGATTTCTTTTGGAGATGTTGGTCTTCGAATGCATCTGGACTCTCGGTCGAGACGAGGCTTTCTTGTTTAGCTTAGGAGAGGCTCTTTCATCTTGTGTTGTTGTTTTGTCGGTGGTGGATGTCTTCGGACTAACCGGTGTGGAGTTGTTGCTACGCTCGTGGTAGTATTCTTGTACTCAAACATCTATCTTCTATAAAAGTATGGCATTTCTTTGACGTAGTCTCGAAAAAAGTCTTCATAGAGAAGTGCAATTGTACTCATGGAACTCTAGTTCAGATGGGTCCAGTTCGTGCGTGTCCACAATGTTATGGATATACTTCATGGGTATACCAGTGATAAAGTCTAATACCAGCAAGCCCAAATGGCTCACAGATGATGGTTTGGCCATAATTGTTGATTAACCATTATGGGAAGTCCAGGATCAGAAGGTCTATTCGGATCTGCACCGACATAGTTGGTTGGATCCATACCGACATAGGTTAGTCGGATCATTACATGCACGAAAAGTTGTAGCTAGTTAGGATAGTTTTAGTAGAGTCCAACCTAGACTACTCCTTGTAAACCCTAGTACTTTGCGCCTTATAGGTAGGATCTTGGGCTATCTCATTGTAATTGCGCATCTTTTGTCTTTATAGTGAATTATAGCAACATATAAGGTTTTGCCACCGTTGCGATAtctgaagctgggtaactcgtaaCTCACAGTGCCGGTAGCTCCTGCCTTTCGTCCACCTCTCTCTCCATGCTGTGAGGTACCCTCAGTGATGTACTTGCCATTCACACGACGACACAAACCTTTTTCCATACAGCTTTTAGGAAATGTGCAGTGAAGCCTTGCTTTTCCGTCGGCACCATCGGGCACGTCAAGTCATCATCTCGCTCGTGATTACCAAGGATAGTATGACTAGAAGACCAGAAGATCTTGATAGCTTGTTTGTTCTATGAGATTAAGACGATGCTTTGTAGAATATTATGCAAGTACAACTATCAAAATTGTAAATGTGAAGGCTGTGACCATGTGTTTGGTGATTTGCAGCAACATCCTTTGCAAATCGGGCAACGGCACTACGTGACTTCATTTTTTGTGGTGTTTTTTGATTAACAATGAAAACTCTATGTCTCATCTTTATTGGTTGTACCTAGCAATGACACACTCCCTGCCGCTTCCTTCAATAAGGCACTGTTTGGAGAGCTCTAACTTTATACATGATCTGTTAGGAGTGCCGGTGTATTGTTTTTTATGGAGTCGTCACTATTGGAGAAATTCTTATGCAATGCGGATGTTCCAAATTTTCGTGGTTTGGGTAAAGTTGCCACGAGTCACTAATTACCATGATGGTTCTTCTTTTTTTGGCTATGGGCATCCATATTGTCTTGACATGGTCGTGATATTATATCGGTGCATGGACtaagtgtaattggtatctcttgatATATTTCTTTTGCAATAAAAGTATAAATACGACTAAGATATTAGGTGTGTCAGCTATCAAGTTTGTGAAACATACttgtttctcttttttatataaagAGAATATATTTGTACATAGACGATACCAAATATTCCCAGCTTTTACATGAACATAATGGTGAGAGCTAGTATAGACACGAGAGAAACTCAGCCAAAAGGGaaacaaaaaaaagagagagagaaagaaaaagaccCCGGTGAGAGAGATCAGAGACTTGCAACAACATGAATAAACCACCACCACTAAGGACACCTTGGCTCCGAGAAAGATTCTCCATAGAGACACCTCTAAAAGGTTAATAATGCACAAGGGTTGTTATTGATCGGTCTCGACATTATAGTCAGATTATTGTTTTTTCACTCTCTAGAGATTCAATTTTTGTACAATTTCTACAACAACAAAAATGGTTAATCATGTGTAGTCAAACAAAGTCAACATGTGTATCCACCCCCACTCCTCAAGAAAACTACTATTGTTTGCCGATCGTCAAACTAACAGTCATCACGTGGATGGTTTTGATGTATACAATGCCACATAATGAAACCATTTGCACACAATGAACAGTGAATCTTCATCTTCTAATCATCCTCTCCTTATCTTCAGAGAGTAGTAGATCTTCAAACGGAAGTACGCAACTCCCGTGATAATCCATACATCAAAATCTTGGTTCGTAATAGGGGCCATCGAGAAGATACCCAAGGTTTCAACACTATGTTGTTGACTTCACCAATCACCCAAGCACGAAGCCTTCTACGGCATTGACGATGTATCTAAGTTTTCGTATTAGATCGAGGTGCACTTTGTGGTGGATCAAGACGCAGTGGGTGTCACCCTTGGGGCATGGGCCATCTAGGACCTTTGGACAGGTAGCGACACTAGGCCACAAGTAGCTGCCATAGCCAAAGTGGCCTAGCATACGATGCGATACGGTGCAATCTAGCAACAAAATATGGCCACAACCATGTGGTGGGTTGCCAATGCGATCTTGGATTGCAATTCGGAAGGAGAAACCAGAAGCGCCACACACGTCGTCCACCAAACGAGTTGCTACCATTAGACAGTCGCGCCGTCACCTTCCATTGACGAGCCGGAGAACCGCCTCCTCGAATCCCCAACCCAAGCGCCCCATCATCCACACGCGGTGACCTCCACTAGGAGAGAGCGCCCCACCACACTTTGGTAGCCAGAACCTGTTGGTAGCAGGCCCGCCACCGCGCTGCTCAGGGCAACGACAGCAGCTATAGAGGGAGCCGATAGGGAGGCGCTTAAGCCGGTTCAAGGTTTCACTCCTCGCGTCGCTCGAGGCAACGAGAGTGGTATATCATGTATGTTCTGCTGCCTAGTGTTAAATAGCTCTGCCCTACTTTTTTGATCACACCATGCTTATTTTTAGGGAGGTGAATGTATAAGGACACTCGTGCACCAGTTTTTGTGTGTCCAAATCGTATTCTGTGTTGCCGTCGTATTAAGGCTTGTCGGGCCTTGTTTGGACGCTAACTCTATACCATATAATCGTACTAAAGCTAAGAAGATACATGAAATGGCAACAATTTCATGTTGTAACCAAAACAACGATGCACTTTTTTGATAAAAGGGAATAAATAAATATCGAGAGATACTAATTACATCCAGCTTCTGAAATAATGCAATACCCTAATGACGGTATAGatgcaaacaaacaaaaaaagaaaaataacaaacaaaataaaataatctAACAACAAtatatccaccaccaagacaacacctgaaactcTAGACACTCTAAAAGCGATGCCTTTAGGATGGGAACAGTGCACAAGCGTCATCGTCGCccaatcaaagatcttaggttttcaccctgaagataatccccgctctcaaaacaataccTTCAACCAAGTCAtttccaggcacaaccaattaaggtctGACCTTGAATTTTCACCCCGCACTTACATACTGTTGCTATGAAATTCAGAGCACCAAACAAATCCCGCAACATCTACTTTATAGAATTCTAGTAGTAGATTAGTCGATCAATCACCCATAACCAGCATTTTGTAGGCATCCTTAATGAGCATCCTGGGATAATTCCCCCGACCCCCGCCAACAGAAGGCGCGATACATCATCTCAGTGCAATCCCGCATTTGCTTTATTGAAGTAAAAAAATTTAAGCGCAATAAAACAAAAAAATCCCAGTGGAAAAAGAAGTCCGGAGACCTCTTTCATTCAGGATTCAAGGCATCTTTTGCTTTCCGATATATTTTGGGCATGATTTTGTTCCGTTTGCGTTGAGCAGTGGCATGAAAATGGCTACCTTTTTCTAACATGTCCGTATGCATCCTCACCTTTCCCAGCGGTAGTATATATTATTTTATCGGTAAAGGAAGATCCCTTTTGTGTGCTAGGAGTGGCTAGCATATAAACACTTCATTAATCATTGAGGAAAGAGAGAGGCAAGCCAGGCCACGCACGACCGTGCAAACACATTCACACTGTAAATTTGGTTTAGAAATGCGTACCCTTAGTAAACATAAGGCTATGAgcccggctttatatataaagccccaACGGAACCGCAAAAGCGTCAGATACAACACACCCAAGATCTCAACAAGTCTGCACGGCAACCCTGCCTAGGCCAGCACACATGCCCACACGAAGTACTCACGGAGATACATCAAATGACAAGCCCTGGAGCGGGTCGAAAACAGTAATAGCATAGCACAAGCAGTCTCTGACGGCGTCTTCTACCATCCGGCTCTACTCCTCGCGTGCAGCAGTCGTACCGCCTCGAGCGCCTCGTCCAGCAGCGCCCTGTCCCTCCGTCTGACCAGTACCCTCCAAGACTGCATGTGAAGCATCATATGGTAGAAGGCGTCAGTCGGGTTGTTAATCAGCTTTCCTTCAATAGTTAGTTTATTCCTAATGTTCCAAAGAGACCAAGACATGGCCGCAAAGGTGAACCAAACTAAACTACGAAGAGGGCCTGAAATGCCCTGAGCTAGCGCAATGAAATCCCCTATCCCGCCCGGGTTCCATTCGCAGTGCAGCAGTTCCCTAACTCCCGCCTACATGAATCCCGccatgtggcaagtgaagaagatgTGGTTGCAGTCTTCCACCTCTCCGCACAAGGAGCATCGGCCATTAGACGGAGCACGCCGCTTGGCCACCTGCTCAGACGATGGTAGCTTGCCCCTGATAAGCTGCCAAAGAAACACCTTGATTTTTGGAGGCACCCGTGCCCGCCAAACATCTCTAAAGTGTGACACCGACGCCCCCTGCGTCAGTCCGTAGTAAACCGACTTAGCCGAGAACATCCCTGAGGGTTCCAAGGACCAGGAAACTACGTCGTGTTGGTCATCAGTGGGGA includes the following:
- the LOC127308327 gene encoding putative disease resistance protein RGA1 isoform X1; translation: MMFAIADQVASGFSSAIIEHTTDKIINFLESNYDLSHATEELLNKLRSRLTMVKAIAEAADNQLIVSPSLAKWLRNLHDASYEVEDVLDGIDSHEVLTGKRKLSELISSSVRIIKSLIVPNETIKMLECVVQKLDHLCATSGTFVELVKQSNSIAMKEGIAGETTSRLPVDVKVFGRDEVSELILKVILGSSGTEAESSSGREKLVARCRIGGIDVLPIVGMSGVGKTTLAQVIYNHPNVKEHFCKRAWVYVSKHLSIKRTLQEMLCSFKGNDSYFDYSDSLETTINNIQNVIPRDGRFLLVLDSVWDDMCDHWNILLTAIACEVPGSVVLVTTQSKSVADRVSTMCQVPLAPLPWESFWPLFQYYAFGITSVVAMSSSHTLLLIGKEIAQKLGGMPLAAKVIGSLLRSRLSADQWRCILESDWWDLTEVLHGILPYMGVSYQNLQHRQRRSFAFCSIFPHNYLFDKKRLVNMWISHDFIEHNRFDGTRLEDVGSKLFEELVERSFFQPTFDNKMYTMHDLVRGLAIAVSSHEYFLHKGTSQIASPTVRHLAVQVGTQLHIPELNKYKNLRTILLFGQCDSDEICDVLDTMLANSRSIRVLDLSYFKVLGKILPNISSLRKLRFFDLSFTRMNNLRNFPCNLKVLYLRGYRHDSIPHSINKLVNLQHLYVDATALSRIPFIGQLSQLQELESFSAGKKPGFMINELKNMQELTGKLSINNIHIIKNVHEAEDANMIEKKHLESLELKGKIVLRDVLEGLQPHRNLQELKIEGYGARIFPDWMLQGHVFTNLQSLHVVNCRFLEVLPPFGKFHSLKNLTLDSLPSVKHADGASFGCLQNLEEFKVSSMRAWIVWSHVEEDHGPFLPYVKKFQLLNCPVLEEVPYLSFMSSLSELDISVCGNYAKALPQCAQLMACLKTLRIADCNQVLQLSGHHFKLLEYLTIENCVGLRLVDGICSFSNLRKVGISGCPDILMEVSDQSTRQDEQGSLHLIFLCTDVSLLHGNCFVPSLRNVMITYLEADHFTVEQAEWFGKLISVECLDFIYCFFLGGLPSTLGRLTSLRVLKIVNSQKVLPGQGTVPANLQELILEGYALDWEDKFKPGGSEWLNICHVPYIRLNGKTI